The following are encoded in a window of Primulina eburnea isolate SZY01 chromosome 4, ASM2296580v1, whole genome shotgun sequence genomic DNA:
- the LOC140830955 gene encoding vicilin-like seed storage protein At2g28490: MMGKRIDWEALFLLVVVAAAVAVAAAGGGVDVEDEGWWKEGGSDWFLLKDSKHVVKTDAGEMKVVRGVRGKSITNPMHIGFITMEPRSLFIPQYLDSSLIIFLRAGEARVGHIHKDKLVERTLKMGDVYRIEAGSAFYFINTDHSNSLHMICSIDAFESLHWHTIQSFFIAGGTYPTSVLSGFEPSTLSAAFNVSESELSEMLTRQKHGPIVHLSDNSHSWSKFLDMKRNEKQAHMRKIVRIKEEDVEEEGSTWCSFKEMLVSLFAKADKRQDDGWSKTGRGPGSCNIYERKADFKNNYGWSVSLDESDYSPLKHSDTGVYLVSLTKGSMMAPHINPRATEYGIVLQGSGTIQIVFPNGSLAMNSNVSQGDVFWIPRYFPFCQIASRTAQFEFFGFTTSARNNRPQFLAGANSMLNAMRGPEFAASFGMSSSRFNRIVDAQRESAILPAWPSTTSSGEVEVEAAGFGDEILDLEFD, encoded by the exons ATGATGGGGAAACGAATTGATTGGGAAGCACTCTTTCTGCTGGTGGTTGTGGCAGCTGCGGTGGCAGTGGCGGCTGCAGGGGGCGGGGTCGATGTTGAGGATGAAGGGTGGTggaaagaaggaggaagtgACTGGTTTCTGTTGAAGGATTCGAAGCATGTGGTGAAGACCGATGCCGGAGAAATGAAGGTGGTGAGAGGTGTAAGAGGCAAATCTATCACAAATCCTATGCATATTGGATTCATTACTATGGAGCCCAGAAGCCTTTTCATACCACAGTACCTTGATTCCTCGCTCATCATCTTCCTTCGCgcag gTGAAGCAAGAGTTGGACATATACATAAGGACAAACTAGTGGAAAGGACGTTGAAAATGGGAGATGTATACAGAATAGAAGCTGGTTCAGCCTTTTATTTCATTAACACAGACCATAGCAACAGTCTTCATATGATCTGCAGCATTGATGCATTTGAGAGCTTGCACTGGCATACCATTCAG TCTTTCTTCATAGCCGGTGGAACATATCCAACATCTGTGCTGTCTGGATTTGAGCCCTCAACcttgtcagcagcattcaat GTTTCGGAATCAGAATTGAGTGAAATGCTAACAAGACAAAAGCATGGCCCAATTGTTCACTTATCAGACAATTCTCATTCCTGGTCTAAATTTTTGGACATGAAGCGAAATGAAAAACAGGCACATATGCGGAAAATAGTCCGAATTAAAGAAGAAGACGTAGAAGAAGAAGGATCTACTTGGTGCTCTTTCAAGGAAATGTTGGTTTCCTTGTTTGCAAAGGCAGACAAGAGGCAGGACGACGGATGGAGCAAAACCGGCAGGGGACCGGGCTCCTGTAATATCTACGAAAGGAAGGCCGACTTTAAGAACAATTATGGATGGAGCGTTAGTTTGGATGAGTCAGATTATTCACCCCTTAAACATTCAGATACTGGTGTTTATCTTGTCAGCCTAACCAAG GGATCAATGATGGCACCCCATATCAATCCTAGAGCAACCGAATATGGCATCGTATTACAAGGATCCGGCACGATCCAAATCGTCTTCCCTAATGGAAGCCTAGCCATGAACTCTAATGTAAGCCAAGGCGACGTCTTCTGGATACCCCGCTACTTCCCTTTTTGCCAGATCGCCTCTCGTACAGCCCAGTTCGAGTTCTTCGGCTTCACCACCTCCGCTCGAAACAACAGGCCTCAGTTCTTGGCGGGAGCGAACTCAATGCTCAATGCAATGAGAGGACCAGAGTTCGCAGCTTCATTCGGAATGAGCAGCAGTAGGTTCAACAGAATCGTTGACGCGCAACGCGAGTCTGCCATTTTGCCGGCGTGGCCGTCCACTACTTCAAGTGGGGAGGTCGAGGTGGAGGCCGCGGGATTTGGTGATGAAATATTGGATTTGGAATTTGATTAA
- the LOC140830196 gene encoding uncharacterized protein: MQAQMLAGMTQFFVQFVGNQTAVDTGARSRLEAVYEIYRRMNPKDFSGTTNPMITEGWIKSIKVIFAFMELQDADGARCATFLSTGDARLWWESASMSVNLQTLTCNGFKEVFYSEYFTEEVRSRLARKFMSLRQGDNSVADFVREFEKGCHFVPLMANDSREKMSNFMDGLRPILRRDVRVGGPMTYAVAVSRILATKQD, translated from the coding sequence atgcaggctcagatgcttgcagggatGACCCAGTTCTTCGTACAATTTGTGGGGAACCAGACTGCAGTAGACACAGGGGCAAGGTCCAGACTGGAGGCAGTCTATGAAATATATAGGAGGATGAATCCGAAGGATTTTTCGGGGACCACTAACCCGATGATAACggaaggatggattaagtccatcaaGGTAATCTTTGCATTTATGGAGCTACAGGATGCTGACGGAGCTAGATGTGCCACCTTCTTGTCGACTGGAGACGCAAGGCTTTGGTGGGAAAGTGCGTCAATGTCAGTGAACTTACAAACACTGACGTGTAATGGGTtcaaggaggttttctactccgagtacttcactgaagaagtacgctCTCGCCTGGCCAGGAAGTTCATGtcgctgcgacagggagacaatAGCGTGGCAGACTTCGTCAGGGAGTTTGAgaaggggtgtcactttgtgcccctgatggCAAATGATTCCCGAGAGAAGATGAGTAATTTTATGGAtgggttgcggccgatcttgcgccgtgatgttcgaGTTGGTGGTCCTATGACTTATGCAGTTGCCGTGTCGAGAATCTTGGCGACAAAGCAGGACTAG